aagtctatggtaccTGCTAGCATgctcccgaagtatcccttttaGTGCAGCAGCAAACCATTACAACCAAGTCCACTCACGCTCACCACTTTGGTTGGtccaacaacactttaacatggGTAATTCTAAAATTAGCACCCATGTGACTAGACCCAACAAACTTAATCTGTTCCAATCCAAATCAAAAAGTTAACTTGCCTGCAGAGCGCCAATGGCTGCACTCTGGAAGCGGAGGTCAGTCTTGAAGTCCTGGGCAATTTCACGGACCAGACGCTGGAAGGGCAGCTTCCTGATCAGCAGCTCAGTGGATTTCTGGTACCTACGGATTTCTCTCAGAGCCACTGTACCCGGCCTACACAACACATTTAAAATAAGTATCTGCAGGCCAGTCAACATTTGCCCAGAAGTCCAACACTGCAGAAAATCGAGAAGGTCCAGGTGAAGTATTACCTGTATCTGTGAGGCTTCTTCACACCGCCAGTAGATGGTGCGCTTTTCCTTGCAGCCTTGGTGGCCAGCTGTTTCCTGGGCGCTTTTCCGCCAGTGGATTTACGGGCGGTCTGCTTAGTACGTGCCATGGCTTACTTGACTACTGAAAATACATAAAATTCAAATGTGTAAGGCACAAGGTGGCAATAGTATTAAAGTATGCGCAATATGATCCTTAGTCAAGGTTACTGAAGGCCAGAAAATTGACCCGTTGAGACATGGCTAGTGTGGGTGCACTAGATTATTGCAGTAAAAAGGTATCAATTGACATGCACCTAAAGTCAATACCGACAATGGACTAATATTAGCTTCATATACGGGCCTCATACTAACGCCGCCAAGCTAGCTACCGCAGCTAGTAGGAAACGGCAGCCATAATAGAAGAAAATAAAGCACCAAAATGACAAATCGAGATCGGCATTGTGTAGTTCCATAATAACGTTCTGTGGAAAATATAATTATACTCGTGTGGAATATGCGATAACTAGATATCCACTTGATAACTGGCAAGTCGGCTAGCCAGGAACAGGACATGGTTGAACACACTGGAAGCAGGGCGCCAACTATCTGAAGCAGTGGCGGGTCAATTGAAAATAACGTTAGCTATCCTAACTAGACATTTTACATAGCTAACTACCCACGGCGTGGTACTAAAACTACCATCAAAATCAGTAATTAACTACTCTTTACTAGATTGTTAAGGGCAAACCAAACTGAACGCTAGTTCAGAAATGTGCGCACCAACTACTGTTAATCTGCTATTCAAGCCACCATTACGCGGCTTGTAACCTACACGTTTCGTTCATCTTCAAAGATGCCAGGCAGCTGCCCATTTTGTAACATGGCGCCTACAACGAGGAATCATATTCCAATTGCCACACAATGGCCTTCAAGGCCTAGTTGAGGTAAATTACCGTACTCAGCGAAAATCGTAGAACACACAACACAATCAAAACGAGTCGCTTGTATGTCGCAAATCGTAAACATTAAAACACGTTATGCTTGGTAGGTACTGTAGTTAACTGTCGAGACAAACTAGTTCTGTTTCACAGTAACGTTAGCCaacgttggctagctaacaaCAAAACCTCGCTTGATGGTTTTGGATACCTACATAATATCAAAACGAACATTGACATAAAACGAACATTGACATGAACCACACACCGTATTAATTTAGATAAAATCACCAAAACAGATTTTCAAATGTTTTTCAAATACCGTCTTGAACCGCTTCGGTGACTGTTCGTTAAGGGGAAACCGCACATTCTATTTATACTTTTTTTGTCTGATTTGTAGACCTGCCCACAAACATCAGCAAAACGCTTTGTATTGGTCAAACCAAAATGACGCAGTCTTCTTTACTAATTGAATCACATTTCTAACAAGTTTATCCAAGCGAAGTGTGAGACTCGTTTAATGATAAACAACATACCGGTAAACAAATTAAACGTAACACTTTAGTTAATTCTCAATCTAGAAAGTGGCATctggcaacaacaaaaatatgAAAAGCGGAACCAAAAGTATTTGGAAACTTTGCCGGTTCGGAATAACGATGGACGTGTACACAATGCTTGATTACAGGCCCGGTTCATACATAGCCACAGTTAGGATTAGTCACACATGTATTTGATACAGCTCAGTGGTGCATGCATGTCGTTTCGAAGAAAGTCTGCCAAACATTTTTATTTGGTTGCTTGAAATAGCGTTGTGAATCTTTTCAAAGGTGAGCATAAAGGCCTTTTCTCACCATGTccgttaaaaaaaaatcaatacgACGCCATTCACACCAATTGTGAAATATCGTCCTGCTGCAATCCGGCCATTATTTATTCGAAACAGGTTTGATTTTTGCGTATTTTCGCTTTCCAAAAAAACATGTTGACCAATAGGAATTGTTTTCAGGGACACGTGATCTTTATCACAAAGGTAAACTTGTCTGACAGACTGATCGTGTTCGTGTCTCAGCACAGGGAAGTATATGATAAACAGCATGTAAACTTTtgcttgttttattttttttaaccccaTCATCATTTGACAAACTGATTCTAGGTAACTGTAACATATGCAATTGTGTCTAGACATGGCAACGCAAGCACATTGAGGGAAGCGCAGGAAACTGCTTCCCAGCGAGCATTGCCTACACTCAGCAGCCGTAGCCAGGTAGACCTAGATAGACCTAGAGCTATAGGCTTAGCTTGGTGTTATATCATTAGCCTATATCGTAATAAACAACAATTCGTACAAAAAAACGCAACAGACTTGGTGAGAAAGGGCCTTAGGGGTGCAAAAACAATACTGATCATCCGCTAGTTACACTTTATGTCATGTTCAGCTATGTCATGATGCCATGTTCAGCTTTGGCATAATATTTCTGCAGCAATCTACATCTCATTTGAGAGAAACAGAAGCTATATGAGTGTCTTCAGAGTTTGTCACCTGGAAATAGCTGGTGCTGAGTGAATCATGACAGAGCATAAGACACTGGTCATAGGTAGGACACAAGTCATTACAATAAATTCCTTTACATTATTATGCATTGTAGGATGTTTTAATACTGTGTCTCTGCATGTGCTTGTATTTGTGTCAATGTTTTGGAGCAGATTTTGAGCCCCGGGTGAATGACACTGCCCAAGGTGAACAGAACCAACAAAGCAGAACAGAGAAACAACTCTGGGTACGCAGTGAAAACTCTTTCACTTTCAACTTCTTCCCTGATGGTGCACCAGCAGCACAGGGGGCAGAAACTGCCCTTTCAGATGTGAAACACCAGTTTGCAGGATTACAGACAAAAACATCCACCGCTTCTACAGAACAGGGTTCTGGTTTTGCATTCAACTTCCAAATCCCTGTTAGTATACcaggggagatggagaaagaaatTGGCACACCAGTACCCTCAGGGCCTGTAGCCCTGAAAGAGCCCAAAGAGGAAAAGCCTCAGGGCCAGAACGTTCAACAAGTAATTAAAGCACCTGAGCCAACCACATCTTCTAAAGCCAAGAAAAATAAGAAATCTGGTCATAAGAAAATTGCCAGCGAAGGACAGCAAAAACAGATGACAAACTTGACAGACACAGAAGGGACTCGTGGGGAGGATGGCACAATGCTGGTGAGTGATGGTGTTGTTTGAATTTAATATTTACATTTGATTCAGTGTGGCTGGTGTATATCAGTTCAACTTTTGGTTGTATTTTTCAGACTACAGAACAGCAGCTGAAAAGAGAGCTGGACTGGTGCATTGAGCAGCTGGAGTTTGGCATGGCTACTCTGAAGGCTACACCAAAACAGAGTGGGTGTAGTTTAGACTCTATAATCCAGTTGATCTCTGAAGTGTACGATAAACAGTATATTCAAATGTGAGATGTTCATAAAAACAGTGAAGAAGTAGATTGTTATGAGATGCATAAAAAGTTTGATGTGGGATTATATCTTGAGTCTTTGCTGTCTGTAGAGGAGGAGGCCTCTCGTGCCCTTAAGACGCTGCGCAGCTCCAAAGCCCCTCTGGCAAAGAAGAGGCAGGTGATGAGGGCCATGTCTGGGGACTACAggaagaagatggaggaggagaagcacaAGCAGTTCAAATTGATTCATGCTGGTgagtggagcgagagagaaagtcaGATATTAgtacaaatcacattttattggtcacatacacatatttcgcagatgttattgcaggtgtattGAAATCCGTGTGTTCCTAGCAGttcctaacagtgcagtaatatctaatatctaacgATACAGCAAGACACATAGAAGTTCAAATTTAAACAGGCTTGAAGTGAAAAAAATAAACATGCAGCTTACACTAAAGTCAGACCAGAAATACTGCAAATGATGATAGATAGAAATATGTAGCAACTAAGTATTTATCTTTTTATATTGCAGCAATGACATCGGCTCAGGTCAAAGTAGTGGCAGACCCTGCTAAGAAGTCTATTTTCCACAGGAAAGCGGAAGGT
This DNA window, taken from Oncorhynchus nerka isolate Pitt River linkage group LG23, Oner_Uvic_2.0, whole genome shotgun sequence, encodes the following:
- the lg23h8orf33 gene encoding UPF0488 protein C8orf33 homolog, with the protein product MTEHKTLVIDFEPRVNDTAQGEQNQQSRTEKQLWVRSENSFTFNFFPDGAPAAQGAETALSDVKHQFAGLQTKTSTASTEQGSGFAFNFQIPVSIPGEMEKEIGTPVPSGPVALKEPKEEKPQGQNVQQVIKAPEPTTSSKAKKNKKSGHKKIASEGQQKQMTNLTDTEGTRGEDGTMLTTEQQLKRELDWCIEQLEFGMATLKATPKQKEEASRALKTLRSSKAPLAKKRQVMRAMSGDYRKKMEEEKHKQFKLIHAAMTSAQVKVVADPAKKSIFHRKAEGRTETLPLKLNAKSQQDNLQAQTPNTSVLNQENSTFVFTPANEEFCFNFL
- the h3f3d gene encoding H3 histone, family 3D, whose protein sequence is MARTKQTARKSTGGKAPRKQLATKAARKSAPSTGGVKKPHRYRPGTVALREIRRYQKSTELLIRKLPFQRLVREIAQDFKTDLRFQSAAIGALQEASEAYLVGLFEDTNLCAIHAKRVTIMPKDIQLARRIRGERA